A genomic window from Silene latifolia isolate original U9 population chromosome 11, ASM4854445v1, whole genome shotgun sequence includes:
- the LOC141615411 gene encoding uncharacterized protein LOC141615411, translating into MDEIEQGFSSVGNGRKLHRTKGLIMACKQDDNEMITEYYGRLKKLWDELDKFDRQPICRCGGCKCDLNKQLDKKRDEDKLHDFLFGIHSSYSTAASSLLLQQPLPSLNRAYSTLLVQEEGRVKWKAAPNDDYNNPPGKLLVRTLKHLEKPNKIFGIEFNFHLIDLKMKKIELNYIPAIPLMNEGATGEMVAFDSCIYILDAVLNRTELNQNKAEYEDMNHIHCESSKYCLVSKRWDAFDAPIQTEGCSIPDTSIFGKLYCFGLPWRRPMAVYENGGWKDLRLPDHLIHRKISFPVIPDHINKRYLVHFYDSREIYAFRPSSNSNSTATAAGDWTCVVDNFNREWDPTVAVSGNILFFHGFRLVYLVNAYDMSTNKWLEIVGDFTRIGATVSHFSHMFTLPENHDVLCLATGLPAAVDILRLRFNHTSGSNQLTLTALDYHSYNLPIPFTVEDFLLL; encoded by the coding sequence ATGGATGAGATTGAACAAGGTTTTAGCAGCGTTGGTAATGGTCGAAAATTGCACAGGACAAAGGGTTTGATCATGGCTTGCAAGCAAGACGATAATGAGATGATCACTGAATATTATGGACGTCTCAAGAAGCTTTGGGACGAACTTGATAAATTTGATCGACAACCAATTTGCAGGTGTGGTGGTTGTAAGTGTGACTTAAATAAACAACTTGACAAGAAACGTGACGAAGATAAGCTTCATGATTTCTTGTTTGGTATTCATTCATCTTATTCCACTGCGGCGTCGAGTTTGTTGCTGCAACAGCCTCTCCCTTCTCTTAATCGCGCGTATTCTACGCTCCTCGTTCAGGAAGAAGGCCGTGTCAAATGGAAGGCTGCACCAAATGATGATTATAATAATCCTCCGGGTAAGTTATTGGTTCGGACGTTGAAGCATTTGGAGAAGCCGAATAAAATATTTGGTATAGAATTTAATTTCCACTTGATTGATCTGAAAATGAAAAAGATAGAATTGAATTACATACCTGCAATCCCTTTGATGAATGAAGGTGCGACGGGGGAGATGGTGGCGTTCGATTCTTGTATATACATTTTGGACGCGGTCTTGAACCGGACTGAATTGAACCAGAACAAGGCCGAGTATGAAGATATGAATCATATTCACTGCGAGTCATCAAAATACTGTTTGGTATCAAAACGTTGGGATGCTTTTGATGCTCCTATTCAAACAGAAGGCTGCTCGATTCCTGATACTAGTATTTTCGGTAAATTGTATTGTTTTGGATTACCATGGCGTCGTCCCATGGCTGTTTATGAAAATGGTGGTTGGAAGGATTTGAGGTTACCTGATCACCTTATTCATCGTAAAATCTCTTTTCCTGTTATTCCTGATCATATAAATAAACGTTATCTTGTTCATTTCTATGATTCTCGTGAAATTTATGCCTTCCGCCCCAGCTCCAACTCCAACTCTACTGCTACTGCTGCCGGGGATTGGACTTGTGTGGTTGATAATTTCAATAGAGAATGGGATCCTACAGTGGCGGTTTCAGGCAACATCCTCTTTTTTCATGGATTCAGGCTCGTCTACCTTGTTAATGCATATGACATGTCAACCAATAAATGGTTGGAAATTGTTGGAGATTTCACCAGGATCGGTGCAACTGTTTCACACTTTAGTCACATGTTTACTTTGCCCGAAAACCATGATGTCTTATGTTTGGCCACTGGGCTGCCCGCAGCTGTTGACATCCTTAGGCTTAGATTCAATCATACCAGTGGCAGTAATCAGTTGACACTCACTGCTCTTGATTACCACTCTTATAATCTTCCTATTCCATTCACCGTTGAAGATTTCCTTCTGCTTTAG
- the LOC141615412 gene encoding uncharacterized protein LOC141615412, whose protein sequence is MDEIEQGFSSVGNGRKLHRTKGLIMACKQDDNETITEYYGRQKKLWDELDKFDRQPICRCGGCKCDLNKQLDKKRDEDKLHDFLFGIHSSYSTAASSLLLQQPLPSLNRAYSTLLVQEEGRVKWKAAPDDDYHNPPSKLLVRTLKHLKNPNKIFGMEFNFHLIDLKMKKIELNYIPAIPLMKEGATGEMVAFDSCIYILDAVLNRTELNQNKAEYEDMNHIHCESSKYCLVSKRWDAFDAPIQTSGCSIPDTSIFGKLYCFGLPWRRPMAVYENGGWKDLRLPDHLIHRKISFPVIPDHINKRYLVHFYDSREIYAFRPSSNSNSTATAAGDWTCVVDNFNREWDPTVAVSGNILFFHGFRLVYLVNAYDMSTNKWLEIVGDFTRVGPTVSHFSDMFTLPENHDVLCLATGLPAAVDILRLRFNHTSGSNQLTLTALDYHSYNLPIPFTVEDFLLL, encoded by the coding sequence ATGGATGAGATTGAACAAGGTTTTAGCAGCGTTGGTAATGGTCGAAAATTGCACAGGACAAAGGGTTTGATCATGGCTTGCAAGCAAGACGATAATGAGACGATCACTGAATATTATGGACGTCAAAAGAAGCTTTGGGACGAACTTGATAAATTTGATCGACAACCAATTTGCAGGTGTGGTGGTTGTAAGTGTGACTTAAATAAACAACTTGACAAGAAACGTGACGAAGATAAGCTTCATGATTTCTTGTTTGGTATTCATTCATCTTATTCCACTGCGGCGTCGAGTTTGTTGCTGCAACAGCCTCTCCCTTCTCTTAATCGCGCTTATTCTACGCTCCTCGTTCAGGAAGAAGGTCGTGTCAAATGGAAGGCTGCACCAGATGATGATTATCATAATCCTCCGAGTAAGTTATTGGTTCGGACGTTGAAACATTTGAAGAATCCGAATAAAATATTTGGTATGGAATTTAATTTCCACTTGATTGATCTGAAAATGAAAAAGATAGAATTGAATTACATACCTGCAATCCCTTTGATGAAAGAAGGTGCGACGGGGGAGATGGTGGCGTTCGATTCTTGTATATACATTTTGGACGCGGTCTTGAACCGGACTGAATTGAACCAGAACAAGGCCGAGTATGAAGATATGAATCATATTCACTGCGAGTCATCAAAATACTGTTTGGTATCAAAACGTTGGGATGCTTTTGATGCTCCTATTCAAACAAGTGGCTGCTCTATTCCTGATACTAGTATTTTCGGTAAATTGTATTGTTTTGGATTACCATGGCGTCGTCCCATGGCTGTTTATGAAAATGGTGGTTGGAAGGATTTGAGGTTACCTGATCACCTTATTCATCGTAAAATCTCTTTTCCTGTTATTCCTGATCATATAAATAAACGTTATCTTGTTCATTTCTATGATTCTCGTGAAATTTATGCCTTCCGCCCCAGCTCCAACTCCAACTCTACTGCTACTGCTGCCGGGGATTGGACTTGTGTGGTTGATAATTTCAATAGAGAATGGGATCCTACAGTGGCGGTTTCAGGCAACATCCTCTTTTTTCATGGATTCAGGCTCGTCTACCTTGTTAATGCATATGACATGTCAACCAATAAATGGTTGGAAATTGTTGGGGATTTCACCAGGGTCGGTCCAACTGTTTCACACTTTAGTGATATGTTTACTTTGCCCGAAAACCATGATGTCTTATGTTTGGCCACTGGGCTGCCCGCAGCTGTTGACATCCTTAGGCTTAGATTCAATCATACCAGTGGCAGTAATCAGTTGACACTCACTGCTCTTGATTACCACTCTTATAATCTTCCTATTCCATTCACCGTTGAAGATTTCCTTCTGCTTTAG
- the LOC141612492 gene encoding protein PLASTID MOVEMENT IMPAIRED 2-like, with the protein MADKELKGGSELGSVKAAINRYGGKVYRGPGLRIDPQTDAPVSEEASSKAQELHIAKKTVDKINENRRSAETVTSQAEIELLTAKKIVRELTSQIEDLKAKAKQKIHEHELQTIDVLENRQYNDVLQELENVKWEVSKMKLDMARELEDKSRAEKEVNAARLRLGSYMNTAEKLRKEIEEVNEEEVLVELAQIQARKELAAIEAQRKEEFEKHSSKVDEAKKKINVLIKEVEHKKRLEEVLAITNSEADVLQNELNLIKEMDERIALSKNSELQSVTKELEAARKEHALIKAGVFELMTGMDSTRVELRNIVKEREELEKMEVKTEKYIEKLNMKLLRSKDRLEAAKASEEKAKSMLPSFVVSLEELEKITKAAVEEKKGIIQEIEDTRGDIQKTESMTDSTEEKLLAAMQEMEEVRMAEAKALKKLKSLVESVVVDRASRNAENISISKFEYDYLTGCATGAEEIANKKVAAANAWANALRANAKEMEIRTAVLKREAKELKLKEEESSKIKVPVDKDHDKKSVQGRKSVTENSSSSIQARQAKFRKSIGSPAARRPIISTSLTLKRKRKVIRKIANYFVNKHTENENENENENEHENENENENENEKKDLLEEKL; encoded by the exons ATGGCGGATAAAGAATTAAAGGGCGGAAGTGAACTCGGGTCTGTTAAAGCGGCCATTAACAGATATGGTGGGAAGGTTTATAGAGGGCCGGGTCTCAGAATTGACCCTCAGACAGATGCACCAGTCTCAGAG GAAGCGAGTTCAAAGGCGCAAGAGCTCCATATAGCGAAGAAGACAGTCGACAAAATCAACGAGAACAGAAGATCGGCAGAGACAGTAACATCCCAAGCTGAGATAGAGCTTCTTACAGCGAAGAAAATAGTCAGAGAGCTTACTTCACAGATAGAAGACTTGAAAGCGAAGGCTAAGCAGAAGATACACGAGCACGAGCTTCAAACAATCGACGTGCTAGAAAATCGTCAGTACAATGATGTTCTGCAAGAGTTAGAGAATGTGAAGTGGGAAGTCAGCAAGATGAAGCTTGATATGGCACGTGAATTAGAAGACAAGTCTCGAGCTGAAAAGGAAGTAAATGCTGCGAGGTTGAGACTCGGGTCTTACATGAACACTGCGGAAAAGTTGAGGAAAGAGATTGAAGAAGTTAATGAAGAAGAGGTACTGGTTGAGCTAGCGCAAATCCAGGCACGTAAAGAACTTGCTGCAATTGAAGCTCAGAGAAAAGAGGAATTTGAAAAACATTCTTCCAAGGTTGACGAAGCGAAGAAGAAAATCAATGTTCTAATAAAGGAAGTTGAACATAAAAAGCGACTCGAGGAAGTACTAGCCATTACTAACTCAGAAGCTGACGTGTTGCAAAATGAGCTGAATTTGATCAAGGAGATGGATGAGAGGATTGCTTTGTCCAAGAACTCGGAATTGCAGTCGGTCACCAAAGAGTTGGAGGCTGCAAGGAAAGAACACGCGTTAATTAAAGCAGGTGTTTTTGAACTGATGACAGGCATGGATTCAACTAGGGTTGAGCTGAGGAATATTGTCAAGGAGAGGGAAGAATTAGAGAAAATGGAAGTGAAAACTGAGAAGTACATAGAGAAGCTGAACATGAAGCTtcttagatcgaaagataggctAGAAGCTGCCAAAGCTTCCGAAGAAAAGGCTAAATCAATGTTGCCTAGTTTTGTAGTTTCTCTAGAGGAACTGGAGAAAATTACCAAGGCAGCAGTGGAAGAAAAGAAGGGAATTATACAGGAAATAGAAGATACCAGGGGTGACATTCAGAAGACGGAGTCAATGACTGATTCAACCGAGGAAAAGCTACTGGCTGCAATGCAAGAGATGGAAGAAGTTAGAATGGCAGAAGCGAAAGCTCTTAAGAAATTGAAATCTCTTGTGGAAAGTGTGGTTGTAGATAGAGCTTCTAGAAATGCAGAGAACATCAGCATATCTAAGTTTGAGTACGACTACCTTACCGGTTGTGCCACGGGGGCAGAAGAAATCGCGAACAAGAAAGTAGCAGCAGCTAATGCATGGGCAAATGCATTACGAGCAAATGCAAAAGAGATGGAGATTAGAACTGCAGTATTAAAGAGAGAGGCCAAGGAATTGAAGCTCAAAGAAGAAGAGTCAAGTAAGATCAAGGTACCAGTAGATAAAGATCATGATAAAAAGAGTGTCCAAGGAAGGAAGTCAGTGACAGAAAACAGCTCTAGCTCGATCCAAGCAAGACAAGCGAAGTTCAGGAAATCTATTGGATCTCCGGCTGCTAGACGTCCAATAATTTCCACTTCTTTGACCCTGAAAAGGAAGCGAAAGGTAATCCGTAAAATTGCAAACTATTTTGTTAACAAACATACTGAGAATGAGAATGAAAACGAGAATGAAAATGagcatgaaaatgaaaatgaaaatgaaaacgaGAATGAGAAGAAAGACTTGCTGGAAGAGAAATTGTGA